From the Sandaracinaceae bacterium genome, the window GACGAGGAGGCGCGCGGCCTCGAGGTCGCAGGCCATGTCCGCGATGGACATCTGTACGGCTTGTTGCTCCGCGAGCGGCCCCCCGAACTGCGCGCGTCGCGAGACGTGCGCGAGGGTCTCGTCGAGCGCGCGCTGCCCGAAGCCGAGCGCGGCCGCGCCGACCGTGGGGCGGAAGCGGTGCAGGGTGCCGAGCGCGACCCGCATCCCGTCGCCGTCTTCTCCGAGGCGGTCGGCGGCCGGCACGCGCACGCCGTGGAGCCGCAGCTCGCCGATGGGGTGTCCGCCGAGCACGGGGGTCGAGGTGCGCTCGAGGCCGGCCGCGTCTCCGGGGACGACGAAGGCGCTGACGCGGCGCCGCTCGCCCGCGGGCGCGGTGGCGGCGAAGAGGGTGAAGACGTCCCCGATGGGCGCGTTGCTGATGAGGACCTTGCGGCCGCGGAGCACGTAGTCGTCTCCGTCGCGCTCGGCCGTGGTGGCGAGGCCGGCGAGGTCCGAGCCGGCGCCGGGCTCGGTGAGCGCGAAGCCCGCCACGGCCTCGCCCGAGAGCACCCGAGGCAGCCAGCGGGCGCGCTGGTCGGCGTCGCCGAACTGGCTGATCGCGTAGCTACCGAGCCCCTGCATGGCGAACGCCAGCTCCAGCAGCGGCGAGGCGTGGCCCAGGCGCTCGCGCGCGAGGCAGACCGCGCGCCACTGGACGGCGTCGAAGCGGCCGCCGTCCGCCGCGTTCAGGACGAGGGCGAGCACGCCGCGCTCGCCGAGCAGGCGCACCATCGCGCGGAGCGAGGCGTGCGTGTCGTCGGCCTCGAGCGCGACACCGTCGGCCGCCACCGCCCCGGGGGCGCGCCAGCCAGCCTCGATGACGGCCTCGTCGAGGAACGCGCGCTCGAGCAGCGCGTCGGACGGCTCCGCGAGGTCGCGCGTCATTCGAAGTCCGCGTCGCGCTTCTCGACCCACGCGTCGTAGGCCTCGCGGAAGTCGGGGTGCTGCATGCAGATGGCCTGGGCCTGCGCCTCGGCCTCGATGCCCGTCGCGAAGTCCACGTGGGCCTCGTACTCGAGCATGCGCTTGGTCATCGCGTGCGCGAAGGCGGGCCCCCGCGCCAGCTTCTCGGCGAAGGCCTGCGCCTCGGCGGCCACGTCGTCGCACACCTGGTTGACGAGCCCGATCCGCTCCGCGCGCTCCGCCTTCACGAACTCGCCCGTGAGCAGGAGCTGGCTGGCGCGGCCGAAGCCGACCACGCGAGGCAGGAGCCACGCCGCGCCCATGTCCGCCCCGCTCAGGCCCACCTTGGGGAAGAGGTAGGCGATGCGCGTGTCGGGCGCGGCGAGGCGTACGTCGCAGGCGAGGGCGATGACCGCGCCGGCGCCGCAGCAGACCCCGTGGAGGGCCGCGACGACCGGGGGGCGGCTCTGGCGAATGGCCTGGACGAGCGCGCCCGTCATCCGCGTGAACTCGAGCAGGCCGCGCATGTCGCGCGCGAACAGCTCGCCGATGATGTCCTCCACGTCGCCGCCGGAGCAGAACCCGCGCGGGCCCTCACCGCGGAGCACCACCGCGCGCACCTCGGGGTGGCCGTCCTTCAGCGCGCGAAAGAAGTCGCGCAGCTCCGCGTAGATCTCGAAGGTCAGCGCGTTGATGCGGTCGGGCCGATCGAGCGTGATCGTGCCGACGCCCGCGTCGTCCAGCGCCCAGCGAAAAGAGCTCGGGGAGAGGGTCATCAGCGTTCCTTCCGTGTCGGAGGCCTCAGGGGAGCACGGCGGTGGCTTCGATCTCGACCCGCGCGCCCTCTTCGAGGAGGTCGGCGACCTCGACGAGCGCCATCGCGGGGTAGTGCTTGCCCATGTGGCGGCGGTAGGCAGCGCCGATCGCCTTGGTGTCGGCGAGGTAGGCCCGCTTGTCGGTCACGTAGATCGTCAGCCGGCCCACGTGCTCCGCCGCCCCGCCGGCCTCGCGCACGACGTCCATCACGTTCGCGAGCGCCTGGTCGAACTGGGCCGGCAGGTCGCTCGCGACGAGCTTCGCCTCGCGCGTCCATCCGATCTGCCCGGCGACGAAGAGCACGCGCCCGCCGGTCAGGATCATGCCGTTGGAGTAACCGCGCGGCGGCGCGAGGCTGTCTGGGTTCACGATGTCGGCCACGGGCGCGAACGTACCCGATCCGACTTCGTGTGCTAAGGCTCCGGAGACATGGCGAAGCG encodes:
- a CDS encoding acyl-CoA dehydrogenase family protein, producing MTRDLAEPSDALLERAFLDEAVIEAGWRAPGAVAADGVALEADDTHASLRAMVRLLGERGVLALVLNAADGGRFDAVQWRAVCLARERLGHASPLLELAFAMQGLGSYAISQFGDADQRARWLPRVLSGEAVAGFALTEPGAGSDLAGLATTAERDGDDYVLRGRKVLISNAPIGDVFTLFAATAPAGERRRVSAFVVPGDAAGLERTSTPVLGGHPIGELRLHGVRVPAADRLGEDGDGMRVALGTLHRFRPTVGAAALGFGQRALDETLAHVSRRAQFGGPLAEQQAVQMSIADMACDLEAARLLVYKCAAQSDRGDAGRDLEAKAGSMAKLMATEAAFRVIDRAVQLHGGRGVLQESVVARLYEDVRALRIYEGASDIQKVLIARHLLKGV
- a CDS encoding enoyl-CoA hydratase family protein, encoding MTLSPSSFRWALDDAGVGTITLDRPDRINALTFEIYAELRDFFRALKDGHPEVRAVVLRGEGPRGFCSGGDVEDIIGELFARDMRGLLEFTRMTGALVQAIRQSRPPVVAALHGVCCGAGAVIALACDVRLAAPDTRIAYLFPKVGLSGADMGAAWLLPRVVGFGRASQLLLTGEFVKAERAERIGLVNQVCDDVAAEAQAFAEKLARGPAFAHAMTKRMLEYEAHVDFATGIEAEAQAQAICMQHPDFREAYDAWVEKRDADFE
- a CDS encoding RidA family protein gives rise to the protein MADIVNPDSLAPPRGYSNGMILTGGRVLFVAGQIGWTREAKLVASDLPAQFDQALANVMDVVREAGGAAEHVGRLTIYVTDKRAYLADTKAIGAAYRRHMGKHYPAMALVEVADLLEEGARVEIEATAVLP